Proteins encoded by one window of Lactobacillus sp. ESL0684:
- a CDS encoding TetR/AcrR family transcriptional regulator gives MYQGTKRNYAAKKAIVDAFFRLLRKKHFSDIKVTEIVNEANVARVTYYRNFYYKEDIVKGYVENLHQELIQFTEASPNFANILLPKNFNWVLVNAFTLAKKNKTNFLLLYDNGFSNLLLDLFNEYAEKVLASYHNLDKYRVLIISGSIFNITIQWLKNDTPESVNELAANLVKLLSIDDT, from the coding sequence ATGTATCAAGGAACTAAACGTAATTATGCAGCAAAAAAAGCAATTGTTGATGCCTTTTTCCGATTATTAAGAAAAAAGCATTTTTCAGATATTAAGGTTACCGAAATTGTTAACGAAGCCAATGTTGCACGCGTTACCTATTATCGTAATTTCTATTATAAAGAAGACATAGTTAAAGGGTATGTTGAAAATCTCCACCAGGAATTGATACAATTTACCGAAGCATCTCCAAACTTTGCAAATATTTTGCTACCAAAAAATTTTAACTGGGTTTTGGTAAATGCCTTTACTTTAGCCAAGAAAAATAAAACTAATTTTTTATTATTATATGATAATGGTTTTAGCAACTTATTATTAGACTTATTTAACGAATATGCCGAAAAAGTCCTAGCTAGTTACCACAATTTAGACAAATACCGAGTACTAATTATTTCAGGGTCTATTTTTAACATCACTATTCAATGGTTAAAAAATGATACCCCTGAATCTGTAAATGAGCTTGCAGCTAACTTAGTAAAATTGCTATCGATTGATGATACTTAA
- a CDS encoding RluA family pseudouridine synthase codes for MMTLFKLVVQQKMPPKLGAFLLKHGFSKQAINNAKHNQGLILVNHKRRYTSYQLHLGDEIIFVPGQEKRNVWLHTSNLPLAIVKETTNYLVINKPAGVLSIPSRFEDDSAVVNRVLGYFARKNQPDLKPHVVTRLDKDTSGLVLVGKNPIAHSRFSKISKTDFVKKYHAIVHGNFASDEAVGLIDAPIGRSSEAIERSVTTSGKKAQTQYQVLEQVDGASLVELRLLTGRTHQIRVHMQFLGHPLFGDQLYGIADGFQRQALNCYYLAFPDPFMQQQKIELKINDPLDMTNLWGKIKNSAS; via the coding sequence ATCATGACGCTGTTTAAGTTAGTTGTACAACAAAAGATGCCCCCAAAATTAGGGGCATTTTTACTTAAGCACGGCTTTTCTAAGCAGGCAATTAATAATGCTAAACATAACCAAGGATTAATTTTGGTTAACCATAAGCGCCGCTATACCAGTTATCAGTTGCATTTGGGTGATGAGATTATTTTTGTTCCAGGCCAAGAAAAGCGTAATGTATGGCTACATACCTCAAACTTACCGTTAGCAATAGTTAAAGAAACTACTAATTATTTGGTAATAAATAAGCCGGCTGGCGTATTATCGATTCCTTCTAGGTTTGAGGATGATAGTGCAGTGGTTAATCGAGTGTTAGGCTATTTTGCGCGAAAAAATCAGCCAGATCTCAAGCCACACGTTGTAACTCGTCTTGACAAAGATACATCAGGATTGGTATTAGTTGGCAAAAATCCGATTGCACACTCGCGTTTTAGTAAAATTTCTAAGACTGATTTTGTTAAAAAATATCATGCAATTGTACACGGTAATTTTGCGTCTGACGAAGCAGTAGGCCTGATTGATGCACCAATTGGACGATCAAGTGAGGCTATAGAGCGTAGTGTTACTACAAGTGGTAAAAAAGCTCAAACGCAATACCAGGTACTTGAACAAGTTGATGGTGCAAGTCTAGTAGAACTGCGTTTATTAACTGGTCGGACACATCAAATTAGAGTTCATATGCAGTTTTTGGGTCATCCTTTATTTGGTGACCAACTTTATGGGATAGCTGATGGATTTCAGAGACAAGCATTGAATTGCTACTACTTAGCTTTTCCTGATCCATTCATGCAACAGCAAAAAATAGAGCTAAAAATTAATGATCCACTTGATATGACTAATTTATGGGGAAAGATAAAAAATAGTGCTAGTTAA
- a CDS encoding NAD kinase — protein MKVTIAHNTNQETLRVVTRLKDLLEQKKEIVFDAKYPDVVITVGGDGTLINAFHRYEKQISSIRFIGIHTGHLGFYTDWHSSDIDKMVEALLLHKAESAKYPLLEVELVTEANEKKRFLALNESAVKRVSHTLEADVYINDQLFENFRGDGLCISTPTGSTGYNKSLGGAVIHPQLRALQMAEIASINNRVFRTLSSPIVIAPEQWITIVPNATHFVMTVDGSRIDVHNAKKIIYRISHKEIRFDRFGHTHFWSRVQSAFIGDNHDAV, from the coding sequence ATGAAAGTAACGATTGCGCATAATACTAATCAAGAAACTTTGCGTGTCGTAACTCGTCTAAAGGACTTGCTGGAACAGAAGAAAGAAATCGTATTTGACGCTAAATATCCTGATGTAGTAATTACAGTGGGTGGAGATGGCACCCTGATTAACGCCTTTCATCGTTATGAAAAGCAAATTAGCTCTATTCGTTTTATTGGTATCCATACGGGACATCTGGGTTTTTATACTGATTGGCACAGCTCTGATATTGATAAAATGGTTGAAGCCTTACTCTTACATAAAGCTGAGTCTGCGAAGTATCCATTACTTGAAGTGGAATTGGTTACGGAAGCAAATGAGAAAAAGCGTTTTTTGGCATTAAATGAATCAGCTGTTAAGCGGGTATCGCATACTTTAGAGGCTGATGTTTATATTAATGACCAGTTGTTTGAGAACTTTCGCGGCGATGGCTTATGTATTTCAACACCAACTGGCTCGACTGGCTATAATAAGTCACTTGGTGGCGCAGTGATTCACCCGCAGCTGCGGGCACTACAAATGGCAGAGATTGCTTCAATTAATAATCGGGTTTTCAGAACTTTGTCATCACCAATTGTGATTGCTCCTGAGCAATGGATAACGATTGTGCCAAATGCAACTCATTTTGTGATGACGGTTGATGGCAGCAGAATTGATGTACACAATGCTAAAAAAATTATCTATCGAATTTCGCATAAGGAAATCCGTTTTGATCGTTTCGGTCATACCCATTTTTGGTCACGAGTGCAGAGTGCCTTTATTGGAGATAATCATGACGCTGTTTAA
- a CDS encoding GTP pyrophosphokinase family protein produces MKIDWDNFLWPYGEAVNELKVKFRCLRQGFLTKGEHSPIEFVVGRVKSVDSIKEKMQRRVISPEVIETDMQDIAGIRIVCQFVDDIYKVVDLIHARDDMDVMEERDYVQNAKSSGYRSYHMVISYVVYQPEGAKKILAEIQIRTLAMNFWATVEHTLNYKYQGVYPDDISQRLKSTAETAYKLDEEMSLIKDEVQEAQKVFTKNKGKEKS; encoded by the coding sequence ATGAAGATAGATTGGGACAACTTTTTGTGGCCATATGGCGAAGCGGTTAATGAGTTAAAAGTTAAATTTCGCTGCCTGCGTCAAGGTTTTTTAACTAAAGGTGAACATTCGCCAATTGAATTTGTAGTTGGCAGAGTCAAAAGTGTCGATTCAATTAAAGAAAAGATGCAGCGACGTGTGATTAGTCCGGAAGTAATTGAAACTGATATGCAAGATATTGCTGGGATTCGCATTGTTTGCCAATTTGTCGATGATATCTATAAAGTGGTTGACTTGATTCATGCACGTGATGATATGGATGTTATGGAAGAGCGCGATTATGTGCAAAATGCTAAATCATCTGGATATCGATCATATCACATGGTAATTTCTTATGTGGTTTATCAGCCTGAAGGTGCCAAAAAAATTTTGGCTGAAATTCAAATTAGAACTCTAGCAATGAATTTTTGGGCCACTGTTGAGCATACATTGAATTATAAATATCAGGGAGTATATCCCGATGATATTTCACAACGCTTAAAGTCGACTGCAGAGACGGCATATAAACTTGATGAAGAAATGTCGCTTATAAAAGATGAAGTCCAAGAAGCACAGAAGGTTTTTACAAAAAATAAGGGCAAGGAAAAATCATGA
- a CDS encoding CYTH domain-containing protein — MSQNNEIEAKTLLPKTIYQKICADFPVKANFNQANYYFDTQDELLKKQQISCRIRIFADHAEQTLKIPGSLTASHTFHEAIEINDELTHIKAQSLVQQAQNQHSLIFNGSVGKYLQKKFPNNCNLWLQTFSKTHRILLIGPKDCELTLDATKYPDLYEDYELEIENSNPDLINTILTKLERNYSFTQNSTNTNQAKIGRALLHKN; from the coding sequence ATGTCACAAAATAATGAAATTGAAGCTAAAACGCTTTTACCAAAAACTATTTATCAAAAAATTTGTGCTGATTTTCCAGTTAAAGCAAACTTTAATCAGGCAAATTACTATTTTGATACTCAAGATGAATTGCTAAAAAAGCAACAAATTAGTTGTCGGATTCGTATATTTGCCGATCATGCCGAACAAACATTAAAAATTCCTGGTTCCCTAACAGCAAGTCATACATTTCATGAAGCAATTGAAATTAATGATGAGCTTACACATATAAAGGCACAGTCACTAGTGCAGCAGGCACAAAACCAGCATAGCTTAATCTTTAATGGTAGTGTTGGAAAATATTTGCAAAAAAAGTTTCCCAATAATTGTAATTTATGGTTACAAACTTTTAGTAAAACTCACCGTATTTTATTAATCGGTCCCAAAGATTGTGAATTAACTCTTGATGCCACCAAATATCCAGATCTTTATGAAGACTATGAATTAGAAATAGAAAATTCTAATCCAGATTTAATCAATACTATCCTTACTAAACTTGAGCGAAACTATTCATTTACACAAAATTCAACTAACACAAATCAAGCAAAAATTGGCCGCGCACTTTTGCATAAAAATTAA
- a CDS encoding DsbA family protein yields the protein MFEIFLFVNPIGVHCYNTEVALKEALSELNIDICFHFIPINSAEIIKGDLIRRKKMGQKINDIPQFTMVSYQALRAFHAIRFTYGQKKARTYLFNLQKAISADFNDYSENLPQEIAEKLNMNFAKIRDAKVSHYIDDSIKRDQDLAEKLNVHNIPTTIIYNQSGNYNGILLEGIVAHDKLIDIFKNSANQPQPKQAKYFASSHLRLI from the coding sequence ATGTTTGAGATATTTCTCTTTGTTAATCCAATTGGTGTTCATTGTTACAATACTGAAGTTGCTTTAAAAGAAGCTCTTAGTGAACTTAATATTGATATTTGTTTTCATTTTATTCCCATTAATAGTGCTGAAATCATTAAGGGAGACCTTATTAGACGCAAGAAAATGGGCCAAAAAATTAATGATATACCTCAATTTACGATGGTATCTTATCAAGCTTTAAGGGCTTTTCACGCAATTAGATTTACGTATGGCCAAAAGAAAGCACGCACGTATCTGTTTAATTTACAAAAAGCAATCAGTGCTGATTTTAATGACTATTCTGAAAATTTACCACAAGAAATTGCGGAAAAGTTAAATATGAATTTCGCTAAAATTCGAGATGCAAAAGTCAGTCATTATATTGACGATTCAATTAAGCGAGATCAAGATTTAGCAGAAAAGCTAAATGTTCATAATATTCCTACTACGATTATTTATAATCAAAGTGGTAATTATAATGGTATCTTACTTGAAGGAATTGTCGCCCATGATAAACTGATTGATATTTTTAAGAATAGCGCTAATCAACCACAGCCAAAACAAGCTAAGTATTTTGCATCTAGTCATTTACGATTGATTTAA
- a CDS encoding competence protein CoiA family protein — translation MIILYAALLNDKLVLAVAEAQLIKQHAKKIPQPQYFCPKCYQEVQLVTKVNQPYFKHFAQNNKSLGEKAEHAQSKRLLQCGLVAAGFKTASQEISLAQGRLRADVLANSQLAFEVQCAPLSSREFAHRHALYQQIKICDVWIVGKRHFLKHKIKKSQLIYFRKNQLWHDYYLEVDPSQEILRLKYNILLEPLVNELHYQTQEFRLTAQGLQALWQFSPELKHYKVDQVRQKNYLQNQLNQKTKVGLEIATQLYQQRLTVADLPTWVFHDFRQVTADNNITKYLKSIVND, via the coding sequence GTGATAATTTTGTATGCAGCACTTTTAAATGATAAGTTAGTATTAGCGGTAGCCGAAGCCCAATTAATTAAGCAACATGCTAAAAAAATACCGCAACCACAGTATTTTTGTCCTAAATGTTACCAAGAAGTACAATTGGTGACTAAAGTTAATCAACCCTATTTTAAGCATTTTGCCCAAAATAATAAGTCGCTAGGTGAAAAAGCAGAGCATGCTCAGAGTAAACGATTATTGCAATGCGGGCTGGTCGCTGCGGGCTTTAAAACAGCTAGTCAGGAAATTAGTTTAGCACAAGGGCGCTTGCGAGCAGATGTTTTAGCAAATTCACAACTAGCCTTTGAGGTGCAGTGTGCACCGCTCAGTAGCAGGGAATTTGCACATCGACATGCGCTATATCAGCAGATAAAGATCTGTGATGTTTGGATAGTTGGCAAAAGGCATTTCTTGAAGCACAAAATAAAAAAGTCACAATTAATTTATTTTCGTAAAAATCAATTGTGGCACGATTATTATTTAGAAGTAGATCCAAGTCAGGAAATTTTAAGGTTAAAATATAATATTCTGCTTGAACCGCTAGTTAATGAATTACATTATCAAACTCAAGAATTTAGATTGACTGCACAGGGATTACAAGCATTATGGCAATTTTCTCCAGAGCTTAAGCATTATAAGGTTGACCAAGTAAGGCAAAAAAATTATCTACAAAATCAGCTAAACCAAAAAACCAAAGTAGGATTAGAAATTGCAACTCAGTTATATCAACAAAGATTAACAGTAGCAGATTTACCCACCTGGGTTTTTCATGATTTTCGTCAGGTTACAGCAGATAACAATATTACCAAATACCTTAAATCAATCGTAAATGACTAG
- a CDS encoding adaptor protein MecA — translation MQVEHIDANTIRVRINKSELAKRGLKVLDLLGDKNKIQQFFYSILEEVDTDHSFSEDNPVTFQVMPNDGGLDLLISKVNRENKNDELSSFLDDVNQPLDDDPRHSFLDLDADDDLDEIFDDEKDAEYYENYVNQELKDLNRRKAEQRNASQPKVSKNFWKFQKKQAYSFKDFGVLGELANSLQVSDLNSALYYEHDRFYLELSFNDENYAELKPADAWAIANEYGVQVKSEEMARVRTVGKCLIKTAALEQLRGCFAH, via the coding sequence GTGCAAGTTGAGCATATTGATGCAAACACTATTCGTGTTAGAATTAATAAAAGTGAATTAGCTAAGCGTGGACTTAAAGTATTAGATTTATTAGGTGATAAAAATAAAATTCAACAATTCTTTTATTCAATTTTAGAAGAAGTTGATACTGATCATTCATTTAGCGAAGATAATCCGGTCACTTTTCAGGTTATGCCAAATGATGGAGGTCTAGATTTATTAATTAGCAAGGTAAATAGGGAAAATAAGAATGACGAACTATCAAGTTTTCTTGATGACGTTAATCAACCATTGGATGATGATCCGCGGCATTCATTTTTAGACTTAGATGCTGATGATGATTTAGATGAAATATTTGATGATGAAAAAGATGCTGAGTATTATGAAAATTATGTAAATCAGGAACTTAAAGATCTTAATAGGCGCAAAGCTGAACAAAGAAATGCTTCGCAACCTAAGGTTAGTAAGAATTTCTGGAAATTTCAAAAAAAACAGGCATATAGCTTTAAAGATTTTGGTGTGCTAGGAGAACTAGCTAATAGCCTGCAGGTTAGTGATTTAAACTCGGCACTGTACTATGAGCATGACCGATTTTACTTAGAGTTATCCTTTAACGATGAAAATTATGCTGAACTTAAGCCGGCTGATGCATGGGCAATTGCCAATGAGTATGGCGTTCAAGTTAAGTCTGAAGAAATGGCCAGGGTTAGAACTGTTGGTAAATGCTTAATTAAAACTGCTGCATTAGAGCAATTACGGGGTTGCTTTGCACATTGA
- the spxA gene encoding transcriptional regulator SpxA, whose amino-acid sequence MVNLYISPSCTSCRKAKAWLRKHDIPFEERNIFSEPLTKDELIQILRMTENGTEEIISTRSRAFQQLKVNLDDLSIDQLLDLVEKNPSLLRRPIIMDDRRLQVGYNEDEIRRFLPRKVRRLELEEMQKIADL is encoded by the coding sequence ATGGTAAATTTATATATATCTCCGAGTTGTACCTCGTGTCGCAAGGCTAAGGCTTGGTTAAGGAAGCATGATATTCCTTTCGAAGAAAGAAATATCTTCTCAGAACCCCTTACTAAAGACGAATTGATTCAGATTCTACGGATGACGGAAAACGGCACCGAGGAAATTATTTCTACGCGTTCAAGAGCTTTTCAACAGCTAAAAGTTAATCTCGATGACTTATCTATTGACCAATTACTTGACTTGGTAGAGAAGAATCCAAGTTTATTACGGCGTCCAATTATTATGGATGACCGTCGCTTGCAAGTTGGTTATAATGAAGATGAAATTCGTCGGTTCTTACCAAGAAAGGTTCGTCGCCTTGAACTAGAAGAAATGCAAAAGATTGCAGATCTGTAA